From one Sparus aurata unplaced genomic scaffold, fSpaAur1.1, whole genome shotgun sequence genomic stretch:
- the LOC115577745 gene encoding major histocompatibility complex class I-related gene protein-like: MEQAPVFPDNEPEVSVPSAHALIRHCRRIWIAARQVLVRQGDRVKKAADRRRRPAPDYQSGQRVWLSAKDLRLKVPSKKLAPRFVGPFPVTRMVGPAAVRLRLPRSLRVHPTFHVSQIKPVKESPMVPATTSPPPPVVVEGGPVYKVKRLLAVRNRGRGRQFLVDWEGYGPEERQWVPSRHIVDPTLIDDFYRDHPELHGPSGVGPRGRGTVTPRHVSSPVLHSLKHFITASTGIPNIPEIVATVEVDELLLGHCDSNKKLDMKHDIAKSFFIKYPEQLEWYRQECVGLLPNFKSYTNILMSLFNQSGGVHVVQEGNGVEWDDETGEVKGFARYGYDGEDLLELDLNTFTWNALRPEADPTKQIWDASKVMREFYETHFTQIFPERLKKYVDYGRSVLLRTELPSVSLLQKTPSSPVSCLATGFYPHRASLVWRKDGEELHEEVDHGEILPNHDGTFQMSVDLNLSSVTPEDWTRYDCVFQLSGVKEDILTKLEKDRIRTNKVKPSNMTVLVTAAVVVLALILIGAAGFIVYKK, translated from the exons ATGGAGCAAGCACCTG TCTTTCCAGATAACGAGCCAGAAGTGTCGGTCCCCTCTGCCCATGCCCTGATCCGACATTGCAGACGCATCTGGATAGCCGCCCGCCAGGTTCTGGTCCGACAAGGGGACCGGGTTAAAAAGGCGGCTGACCGCAGGAGACGACCAGCTCCCGACTATCAGTCAGGACAGAGAGTGTGGTTGTCAGCTAAAGACTTGCGTCTTAAGGTCCCATCCAAAAAGCTGGCGCCACGATTTGTGGGTCCGTTCCCGGTCACCAGGATGGTCGGACCCGCAGCTGTCCGTCTTCGTCTGCCTCGGTCCCTTCGTGTACACCCAACGTTCCATGTAAGCCAGATTAAACCGGTCAAGGAGAGTCCGATGGTTCCAGCCACCACGTCCCCACCACCGCCCGTGGTGGTCGAAGGAGGTCCGGTCTACAAAGTAAAGAGGTTGTTGGCTGTACGCAACAGGGGCCGGGGCAGACAGTTCCTCGTGGACTGGGAAGGTTACGGGCCGGAGGAGAGACAGTGGGTTCCATCTCGACACATTGTTGATCCCACCCTTATTGATGACTTTTACAGGGACCATCCTGAACTGCATGGGCCGTCAGGTGTCGGCCCTAGAGGGAGGGgtactgtcacaccgcg tcacgtttcatcaccag TGCTACACTCCCTGAAGCATTTCATAACTGCATCAACTGGAATCCCAAACATCCCAGAAATTGTGGCGACAGTAGAAGTTGATGAACTTCTGTTGGGTCACtgtgacagcaacaaaaagTTGGACATGAAACATGACATTGCTAAATCATTCTTCATTAAATATCCTGAGCAGTTGGAGTGGTACAGACAAGAATGTGTCGGGTTGTTGCCAAACTTCAAATCCTACACTAACATTTTAATGAGTCTCTTCAACcaaagtggag gtgtccatGTTGTGCAAGAGGGGAATGGCGttgagtgggatgatgagactggagaggtcaaaggtttcGCTCGTtatggttatgatggagaagacctCTTGGAATTGgatttgaatacatttacatggaATGCTCTAAGACCTGAGGCTGACCCCACCAAACAGATATGGGATGCCAGTAAAGTTATGAGAGAATTCTATGAGACTCATTTTACTCAGATTTTTCCAGAGCGGCTGAAGAAGTATGTGGATTATGGGAGGAGcgttctgctgagaacag agcttccctcagtgtctctcctccagaagactccctcctctccagtcagctgcctcgctacaggtttctaccctcacagagcctcactcgtctggaggaaagatggagaggagcttcatgaggaggtggaccacggagagatcctccccaaccacgatggaaccttccagatgagtgttgacctgaacctttcatcagtcacacctgaagactggacgaggtacgactgtgtgtttcagctctctggtgtgaaggaggacatcctcaccaaactggagaaagatcggatcagaaccaacaaag tgaagcccagtaacatgaccgtcctcgtcactgctgcagtggttgttcttgctctcattctcatcggtgctgctggattcatcgtttacaaaaag